From the Candidatus Bathyarchaeota archaeon genome, one window contains:
- a CDS encoding cation-translocating P-type ATPase, with amino-acid sequence MSEYWHSLSVEEVIKKLKSSINGLTESEAKERLTQYGFNELEKPKKISPLKILAKQFTNILIIILLAATALSFLVGEIIDTLTILIIVIAAAVLGFFQEYKAEKAIEALKKMLSPTATVIRDSEERKIPAKEIVPGDIIVLEAGDKIPADGRVIEAFHLQVNEAPLTGESVPIIKQAIIMPKEASISDMKNIVFAGTTVTDGRGKAIVVATGSNTEFGKIAKEVATIEKEKTPLEKRMGEVGKMLSKLMLSACFIVIGVGIVEEFFAYRTLSFEFLIEMILFGVALAVAAVPEALPAIVTGTLAIGMREMAKRNAIVRKMAAVETLGCTSIICTDKTGTLTKGEMTVRKIYVNEEVIDVTGVGFEPKGEFMVKGEKINPLNNQALTMLLTAASLCNEAKLSKSENEWKILGDPTEGALIVAAVKAGLTQEELKKTYPRISEIPFSSERKRMTTVHKVHDERIFVFMKGAPEVVLEHCNKILKENGVEPFLEEEKNKILKVNEGMANNALRVLGVAYKEEENLTRNEEELEKNLVFVGLAGMIDPPREEAIEAIKLCKQVKMKPIMITGDHKLTALAIAKEMSIYNEGDLVLTGAELEALSDEEFNRIVDKVTVYARVSPIHKLRIVKAWKARREVVAMTGDGVNDAPALKQADIGVAMGITGTEVSKEASDMVIVDDNFATIVKAIERGRWIYDNIKKYLTYILRCNIVEMIVLAVGVLIGVPLPLFPVQILYINLATDGLPAIALGVGPPDPDIMQRPPRNPKESIFTKDIKYFLAVFPIILSAILLGLFLTSFYAHYEDLARARLFLAFVFFELTVALSSRSLKYSIIKVKPDKFLSFSVLITAIQTIILILVPATREAFKIVYPSLIDIGIILVLCIVTLVFMEVMKKILGKIK; translated from the coding sequence TCAAGCATTAATGGTTTAACAGAAAGTGAAGCAAAAGAAAGATTAACACAGTATGGTTTTAATGAATTAGAAAAACCTAAAAAAATTTCTCCATTAAAAATTCTTGCTAAACAATTTACTAATATTTTGATAATAATTCTTTTAGCAGCTACAGCCTTATCTTTTTTAGTTGGAGAAATTATTGACACTTTAACTATTTTAATTATCGTTATTGCAGCTGCAGTTTTAGGTTTTTTCCAAGAGTATAAAGCTGAAAAAGCTATTGAAGCCTTAAAGAAAATGCTTAGTCCCACAGCTACAGTTATTAGAGATTCAGAAGAAAGGAAGATCCCGGCTAAAGAAATTGTTCCTGGAGATATTATTGTGTTAGAAGCTGGAGATAAAATTCCAGCTGATGGAAGAGTAATAGAGGCTTTTCATCTTCAAGTTAATGAAGCTCCATTAACTGGTGAATCTGTTCCTATAATTAAACAAGCAATAATTATGCCGAAGGAAGCTTCAATTTCAGATATGAAGAATATAGTTTTTGCTGGAACAACCGTTACTGATGGGAGAGGAAAAGCTATTGTTGTGGCAACTGGTTCAAACACGGAATTTGGTAAAATAGCCAAAGAGGTAGCAACAATAGAGAAAGAAAAAACCCCACTTGAAAAAAGGATGGGGGAAGTTGGTAAAATGCTAAGCAAACTTATGCTTAGCGCATGCTTCATAGTTATTGGTGTTGGAATCGTCGAAGAATTCTTTGCATATAGAACATTAAGTTTTGAATTTTTAATTGAAATGATTCTGTTTGGAGTTGCTTTAGCTGTAGCAGCTGTCCCAGAAGCTTTACCAGCAATAGTTACTGGAACATTAGCTATAGGAATGAGGGAAATGGCTAAAAGAAATGCTATAGTTAGAAAAATGGCAGCGGTAGAAACTTTAGGTTGCACATCAATCATATGCACTGATAAAACTGGAACTTTAACTAAGGGAGAAATGACTGTAAGAAAAATATATGTTAATGAAGAAGTCATTGATGTTACTGGAGTGGGGTTTGAACCTAAAGGAGAATTCATGGTCAAAGGTGAGAAAATTAACCCATTAAACAATCAAGCTTTAACTATGCTTTTAACAGCAGCCTCATTATGCAATGAAGCTAAATTATCTAAAAGCGAAAATGAATGGAAAATTCTAGGTGATCCGACAGAAGGGGCCTTAATAGTAGCTGCTGTTAAAGCAGGATTAACTCAGGAAGAACTTAAAAAAACCTATCCACGTATAAGTGAAATTCCATTTAGCTCTGAAAGAAAAAGAATGACAACTGTTCATAAGGTGCATGACGAAAGAATTTTTGTTTTTATGAAGGGTGCACCTGAAGTAGTTTTAGAACATTGCAACAAAATTCTAAAGGAAAATGGAGTTGAACCTTTTCTAGAAGAAGAAAAAAACAAAATTTTAAAAGTTAATGAGGGAATGGCGAATAATGCACTTAGAGTTTTAGGAGTAGCTTATAAAGAGGAGGAGAACTTAACCCGAAATGAAGAAGAACTTGAGAAAAATCTAGTTTTTGTAGGTTTAGCTGGAATGATAGATCCGCCTAGAGAAGAAGCTATTGAAGCTATAAAACTATGCAAACAAGTTAAAATGAAGCCTATAATGATTACCGGTGATCATAAACTTACAGCTTTAGCAATAGCTAAAGAAATGAGTATATATAATGAAGGCGATCTAGTTTTAACTGGCGCTGAACTTGAAGCTTTAAGTGATGAAGAATTCAATAGAATTGTTGATAAAGTAACTGTTTATGCAAGAGTTTCTCCAATTCATAAATTAAGAATAGTGAAGGCTTGGAAAGCTAGAAGAGAAGTTGTGGCGATGACTGGCGATGGAGTTAATGATGCCCCAGCATTAAAGCAAGCTGATATAGGAGTGGCTATGGGAATAACCGGAACAGAAGTATCTAAAGAAGCCTCCGACATGGTCATAGTGGATGATAACTTTGCTACTATAGTTAAAGCAATAGAGAGGGGGAGATGGATTTATGATAACATAAAAAAGTATTTAACATATATTCTTAGATGCAATATAGTTGAAATGATAGTTTTAGCTGTTGGAGTTTTAATAGGTGTTCCATTACCCCTTTTCCCAGTTCAAATCTTATATATAAACTTAGCCACAGATGGTTTACCAGCCATAGCTTTAGGAGTGGGGCCACCTGATCCTGATATAATGCAAAGACCACCTAGAAATCCCAAAGAAAGCATTTTCACAAAGGATATTAAATACTTTTTAGCTGTGTTTCCAATAATTTTAAGCGCTATACTTTTAGGATTGTTTTTAACCTCATTTTATGCTCATTATGAAGATTTAGCTCGAGCACGATTGTTTCTAGCTTTTGTATTCTTTGAGTTAACAGTAGCGCTTTCCAGCAGATCGTTAAAGTATAGCATAATTAAAGTTAAACCAGACAAGTTTCTTTCATTTTCAGTTTTAATAACAGCAATTCAAACAATTATATTGATTCTTGTCCCGGCGACTCGAGAAGCATTTAAAATAGTTTATCCAAGCTTAATAGATATCGGAATAATTCTAGTATTATGTATCGTAACACTTGTGTTTATGGAAGTCATGAAGAAAATCCTCGGTAAGATTAAATAA
- a CDS encoding aspartate aminotransferase family protein produces MDLKLNEKTLERFKAEGDLSISKRRLKWWKKLSEDTKKILEEDNKHFLHQSLSTPCLNALKECKGVYIKDVSGKQYLDFHGNCVHNVGFSNPKVIQAIKAQLDKLTFCPRRYTNEVAVKLAKKLAEITPGNLSRCLLSPGGAEAVEMALKLAMGYTKRYKTLSWWDSFHGATFATISIGGEAIFRGEISLLPGTIHVHPPDCYRCPYGHENQKECDFTCVEIVKNIIEKEGGDLCAIIAEPIRGAHAIVPPLNYWIEIKKACKEYGILLIFDEILIGLGRTGKMFACEHFNIVPDILVLGKSLGGGILPVAGIVARDDLNIMGHRALGHFTHEKNPVLCAAALATIEVLQEENLVENAAKIGDYALKRMNEMKEAHQLIGDVRGKGLLLAIELVKNRKRKIRASEEGELVMYKCLEKGLNLKLTMGNILALTPALTITKEQMDEALNIIDEALSEVEKNY; encoded by the coding sequence TTGGATTTAAAGCTTAACGAGAAGACTCTTGAAAGATTTAAGGCTGAAGGTGATTTAAGCATTTCTAAGCGAAGATTAAAATGGTGGAAAAAACTTTCAGAGGATACTAAAAAAATTTTAGAGGAAGATAATAAACATTTTCTTCATCAATCTTTATCAACTCCATGCTTAAATGCTTTAAAGGAATGTAAAGGAGTTTACATTAAAGATGTTTCAGGAAAACAATACTTAGATTTTCATGGTAATTGCGTGCATAATGTTGGCTTCTCTAACCCAAAAGTCATTCAAGCTATAAAAGCTCAGCTTGATAAATTAACTTTCTGCCCAAGAAGATACACCAATGAAGTTGCTGTGAAACTTGCTAAAAAGCTTGCTGAAATAACTCCAGGAAATTTAAGCCGATGCCTACTTTCTCCAGGTGGCGCTGAAGCTGTAGAAATGGCTTTAAAACTAGCAATGGGATATACGAAAAGATATAAAACGCTTTCATGGTGGGACTCATTTCATGGAGCTACTTTCGCTACAATAAGCATTGGTGGAGAAGCTATTTTTAGAGGAGAAATAAGTTTACTACCTGGAACAATTCATGTTCATCCTCCAGATTGTTATCGATGTCCTTATGGACATGAAAATCAAAAGGAATGTGATTTTACATGCGTGGAAATTGTAAAAAACATTATAGAGAAGGAGGGAGGTGATTTATGCGCAATAATAGCTGAACCTATACGTGGAGCTCACGCCATTGTACCACCATTAAATTACTGGATAGAAATTAAGAAAGCATGCAAGGAATATGGAATCTTGCTTATATTTGATGAAATATTAATTGGTTTAGGTCGAACAGGTAAAATGTTTGCTTGTGAACATTTTAACATAGTTCCAGATATTCTTGTTTTAGGTAAATCGCTTGGTGGAGGAATTTTACCTGTTGCAGGAATTGTAGCTAGAGATGATTTAAATATTATGGGTCATAGAGCTTTAGGGCATTTTACTCATGAAAAGAATCCTGTTTTATGCGCAGCTGCATTAGCAACAATCGAGGTTTTGCAAGAAGAAAATCTTGTTGAAAACGCAGCTAAAATCGGCGATTATGCTTTGAAAAGAATGAATGAAATGAAGGAAGCGCATCAGCTTATAGGCGATGTAAGAGGAAAAGGACTTTTACTTGCTATTGAACTTGTTAAAAATAGAAAAAGAAAGATCCGCGCTTCTGAAGAAGGGGAACTAGTAATGTATAAATGCCTTGAGAAAGGCTTAAACTTAAAGTTAACAATGGGCAATATTTTAGCCTTAACTCCCGCATTAACAATAACTAAAGAACAAATGGATGAAGCTTTAAATATTATAGATGAAGCATTAAGCGAGGTTGAAAAAAATTATTGA
- a CDS encoding phosphate uptake regulator PhoU, with protein sequence MSIKVGFEEARKMQLTGRSTYIVSLPKKWVKEMKLNPGDQLIIKRHSDAALLISPKLKKIVSEKDASLKISPEDNPEAIARKIISLYLIGYNTIKLNAENDRISSEQRRVIKEIVRRKLIGAEIITDSPSEMSLKILLSYPELSIETALRRMCSLARSMHKDALTALIELNYDLAKSIIDLDDEVDRFNLYIVRQLKSAVQDPYEIKEMGLTNPRDCLGYRLVTKSVERIADHAARIAEKVLVFKNQLNEATIKKLMRMNEFADSVLEMSINALLSRNYNLAEEALEKTYEIESLEAEAVNHLLKQGFTTEEISNLRLILESVRRVAEYANDIAEIVLNLAILDLIFKS encoded by the coding sequence ATGTCGATTAAAGTAGGTTTTGAAGAAGCTAGAAAAATGCAGTTAACAGGCAGATCAACATATATTGTTTCCTTACCTAAAAAATGGGTTAAAGAAATGAAGCTTAACCCTGGAGATCAATTAATTATTAAAAGGCATAGTGATGCAGCTTTGCTTATTTCACCGAAATTAAAGAAAATTGTTTCTGAAAAAGATGCTTCTTTAAAGATTTCTCCTGAAGATAACCCTGAAGCTATAGCGCGTAAAATAATATCATTATATCTTATAGGCTATAATACAATTAAGCTGAATGCTGAAAACGATAGAATTTCATCTGAGCAAAGAAGAGTGATTAAGGAAATTGTTAGAAGAAAGCTTATTGGAGCTGAAATAATAACTGATTCCCCAAGCGAAATGAGCTTAAAAATTCTTTTAAGCTATCCAGAATTATCGATTGAAACAGCTTTAAGGAGAATGTGCTCTTTAGCTCGATCAATGCATAAAGATGCTTTAACCGCTTTAATTGAGTTAAACTATGATCTTGCTAAAAGCATTATAGATCTTGATGATGAAGTCGACCGCTTTAACCTTTATATCGTTAGACAACTTAAATCAGCTGTTCAAGATCCATATGAAATTAAAGAAATGGGGTTAACTAATCCTAGAGATTGCTTAGGTTATAGGCTAGTTACTAAAAGCGTTGAAAGAATAGCTGATCACGCAGCTAGAATAGCTGAGAAAGTTTTAGTTTTTAAAAACCAATTAAACGAGGCTACAATTAAAAAATTAATGCGAATGAATGAATTTGCTGATTCAGTTTTAGAAATGTCTATAAACGCTTTGCTTTCAAGAAACTATAATTTAGCTGAAGAAGCTTTAGAGAAAACTTATGAAATAGAAAGTTTAGAAGCTGAAGCGGTAAACCATCTTTTAAAGCAAGGCTTCACAACGGAAGAAATATCAAATCTTAGGTTAATTCTTGAAAGCGTAAGAAGAGTAGCAGAATACGCAAATGATATAGCGGAAATAGTTTTAAACTTAGCTATATTAGATTTGATTTTTAAAAGTTAA
- a CDS encoding aspartate aminotransferase family protein, with protein MNEEEILARYKKLHLKSYEMYQECSKILPGGVAAFGQYKSPFPIYFSKAKGSRIWDVDGNEYIDTHAGYGPLILGHNHPVVLQAIEEAKERGLQYGAPSDLIGEWAKMIIKHVPSIEMIRFLNSGSEAINVAVRIARAYTNRVKVGKIEGCYHGSNTDWACVSVHEFSGSIENPEPTPHSLGVYDALKNTVILPFNESADAEKIIKKHANELACVLMEPISGTGLSFVEPTQEYVKTLREVTAENDIPLIFDEIMVGFRYGNMSCAQGYLKIKPDMTVLGKVIGGGAPVGAVGGRKDIMDVVNPTRGKTASERVYQSGTFCGNPFTAAIGLATLKYLDSNENKVYSHINGLAEKIRKGLREIIEDLKIPAQVVGNFSTYEALFEEKMHRNLRELLKADSKKLKLRDIELINRGVFKSIGHFAFTCLPHTNEEIEKILNTYAEAFKAVS; from the coding sequence TTGAATGAAGAAGAAATATTAGCTAGATATAAAAAGCTTCACCTAAAATCTTATGAAATGTATCAAGAATGTTCAAAGATTCTTCCAGGCGGTGTAGCTGCTTTTGGCCAATATAAATCTCCATTTCCAATATACTTTTCAAAAGCTAAAGGAAGCAGAATTTGGGATGTTGATGGAAATGAATATATAGACACGCATGCGGGGTATGGTCCATTAATTCTAGGTCATAATCATCCTGTTGTTCTTCAAGCTATTGAAGAAGCAAAGGAAAGAGGATTGCAATATGGAGCTCCATCAGATTTAATTGGTGAATGGGCTAAAATGATAATTAAGCATGTTCCATCAATTGAAATGATTCGCTTTCTTAACAGCGGTTCAGAAGCTATAAATGTGGCTGTTAGAATTGCTAGAGCCTATACTAATAGAGTGAAAGTAGGTAAAATTGAAGGATGCTACCATGGTTCTAATACAGATTGGGCTTGTGTAAGCGTTCATGAATTTTCAGGATCTATAGAAAACCCTGAACCTACGCCTCACTCTTTAGGTGTATATGATGCGTTAAAAAACACTGTTATTCTTCCTTTTAACGAGTCGGCTGATGCTGAGAAGATTATTAAAAAACATGCTAATGAATTAGCTTGCGTGTTGATGGAGCCTATCTCTGGAACAGGATTAAGCTTTGTTGAACCCACTCAAGAATACGTTAAAACCTTAAGAGAAGTGACAGCTGAAAATGATATACCATTAATATTCGATGAAATAATGGTTGGTTTTCGATATGGTAATATGAGCTGTGCGCAAGGATACTTAAAAATTAAACCAGATATGACTGTTCTTGGAAAAGTGATAGGTGGCGGAGCTCCAGTTGGCGCTGTAGGAGGACGAAAAGACATAATGGATGTAGTTAATCCTACACGAGGTAAAACAGCTTCGGAAAGAGTTTATCAAAGCGGAACATTTTGTGGAAACCCGTTTACAGCAGCTATTGGACTTGCTACTTTAAAATATTTAGATTCAAATGAAAATAAAGTCTACTCTCATATAAATGGTTTAGCTGAAAAAATTAGAAAAGGCTTAAGAGAAATAATCGAAGATTTAAAGATACCAGCCCAAGTAGTTGGTAACTTCTCAACTTATGAAGCTCTCTTTGAAGAGAAAATGCATAGAAACCTGCGTGAACTTTTAAAAGCCGACTCAAAAAAACTGAAGTTAAGAGACATAGAGTTAATAAATAGGGGGGTATTTAAATCTATAGGGCACTTTGCATTCACATGTTTACCCCACACAAATGAAGAGATTGAAAAAATTTTAAACACGTATGCTGAAGCTTTTAAAGCTGTTAGTTAA
- a CDS encoding ABC transporter permease, with amino-acid sequence MIVMIELEFRRLKHDRTEVYTRSIQPILWLVIYGSTMSAIKAIPTHGIPYIDYITPGVLIQSTTFTSIFYGLIIVWERESGILKKLLVTPTSRYSIVIGRSMASSIRALFQALIIIPIALLIGVKFFQNIAYFTLAFLIIFFASGGFAATSIFIASFLKTRERFMGIGQAITFPLFFSSSALYPIELMPPILKELALFNPMSYIVDSVRGLIITGNLTNLSIDLIAIAIFNFIAFTAASINIKRIIE; translated from the coding sequence ATGATTGTAATGATTGAGCTTGAGTTTAGAAGGCTTAAACATGATAGAACAGAAGTTTACACTAGATCTATTCAACCTATTTTATGGCTTGTTATTTATGGATCGACTATGAGCGCTATTAAAGCTATTCCAACGCATGGCATACCATATATAGATTATATTACGCCAGGGGTTCTTATTCAATCAACGACTTTTACATCCATTTTTTACGGTTTAATAATAGTTTGGGAAAGAGAGTCAGGAATTTTAAAGAAACTTCTTGTCACCCCTACTTCAAGATATTCAATCGTCATAGGTAGATCTATGGCTTCAAGTATTAGAGCGTTATTCCAAGCTTTAATAATAATTCCTATAGCTTTACTTATAGGCGTGAAATTTTTTCAAAATATAGCATACTTTACTTTAGCTTTTTTAATAATATTTTTTGCTTCAGGAGGTTTTGCAGCAACATCAATTTTCATAGCCAGCTTCCTAAAAACTAGAGAAAGATTCATGGGAATAGGGCAAGCAATAACTTTTCCATTATTCTTTTCAAGCAGCGCTTTATACCCTATTGAGTTAATGCCCCCTATTCTTAAAGAACTTGCTTTATTTAACCCAATGAGCTACATAGTTGATTCTGTAAGAGGGTTAATAATAACTGGAAACTTAACAAATCTTTCAATAGATTTAATTGCGATAGCAATCTTCAACTTTATAGCTTTTACTGCAGCTTCAATAAATATTAAAAGAATTATAGAGTAG
- a CDS encoding VWA domain-containing protein, which yields MRLKSILLAFFIASLFLSFLTPLPTVFSQEFPHIEAVKTISPVKVNEGDLVTVKITLRGAGGLILTPVDVVLILDRSGSMSGKKIVDAQEAAIAFLNFLDEKDRAALVSYSHTISIGDLTYMSSSNKEKLKNEIKSTKADGRTDIYNAMVAAIQILLRNPREEAPLVSILLTDGLHNWPTLRPDSDFIALAEEAKNHDIIIYTIGLGKDVNESLLKKIASITGGKYYFAASSSELKGIYEEIGGKLSFAGTKIEVSEHIPPYLTYTGEASKPPYSTSTNGETIIVWKIGSLRVGEEWEVTYTAKANKALEYDSETIQCYIQYITAVGASAIINLPPGAVWNDLALTNQIVNPVDIDKGSITQVNVNIENKGLIRKSFKFASFCGELKIYERELALNPGESKLVSFSWNTSNIEAGTYNLTSIVDFGNEVFEVDESNNIGVTQVKIYEQTGSALFIILLIIMVSTITVGGSIGYLKAKKILKQKPKPLKAKAAEPRYLCKACGNPLIYDLKLKEWRCMICGKRYKA from the coding sequence TTGAGGCTTAAATCTATTTTACTTGCTTTCTTTATTGCTTCTCTCTTTTTATCATTTCTAACGCCTTTACCAACCGTGTTTTCTCAAGAGTTTCCTCATATAGAAGCTGTTAAAACTATTTCTCCAGTTAAAGTTAATGAAGGTGATTTAGTAACTGTTAAAATTACTTTGCGAGGGGCTGGAGGATTAATTTTAACGCCTGTAGATGTTGTTTTAATTTTAGATAGATCTGGAAGCATGAGTGGAAAAAAGATTGTTGACGCGCAGGAAGCTGCAATAGCTTTTCTTAATTTTCTTGATGAAAAAGATAGAGCTGCGTTAGTTTCATATAGCCATACAATTTCTATAGGTGATTTAACTTATATGAGTTCAAGTAATAAGGAGAAACTAAAAAATGAAATAAAAAGTACTAAAGCTGATGGTCGAACAGATATTTATAACGCTATGGTAGCTGCAATCCAAATTCTTTTAAGGAATCCACGTGAAGAAGCGCCTTTAGTAAGTATTCTTTTAACTGATGGATTGCATAATTGGCCTACTTTGCGTCCAGATTCAGATTTTATAGCTTTAGCTGAAGAAGCTAAAAATCATGATATAATAATTTACACTATAGGTTTAGGCAAAGATGTTAATGAAAGCCTTCTTAAAAAAATAGCTTCTATAACTGGCGGTAAATATTATTTTGCAGCAAGCTCTAGTGAGCTTAAAGGTATTTATGAAGAAATAGGAGGCAAATTATCTTTTGCTGGAACAAAAATAGAGGTTTCCGAGCATATTCCACCTTATTTAACTTATACTGGAGAAGCCTCTAAACCACCTTACTCTACCTCTACAAATGGTGAAACAATAATTGTTTGGAAAATTGGAAGCTTAAGAGTTGGAGAAGAATGGGAAGTAACTTACACAGCTAAAGCTAATAAAGCTTTAGAGTATGATTCAGAAACGATTCAATGCTATATTCAATATATTACAGCAGTTGGCGCTTCAGCTATAATAAATTTGCCTCCAGGCGCTGTATGGAATGATTTAGCTTTAACCAATCAAATAGTTAATCCAGTTGATATTGATAAAGGAAGCATTACTCAAGTTAATGTTAATATAGAGAATAAAGGTTTAATTCGAAAAAGCTTTAAGTTTGCTTCTTTCTGTGGCGAGTTAAAAATTTACGAGCGAGAGTTAGCGTTAAACCCTGGGGAATCTAAGCTGGTAAGCTTTTCTTGGAACACTTCAAATATTGAAGCTGGAACCTATAATTTAACATCTATCGTTGACTTTGGAAATGAAGTTTTTGAAGTTGATGAATCTAATAATATAGGTGTAACTCAAGTTAAAATTTATGAGCAAACAGGCTCAGCTTTATTCATTATCTTATTAATCATCATGGTTTCAACTATTACTGTAGGCGGTTCTATAGGATATTTAAAAGCAAAGAAAATTTTAAAACAAAAACCTAAACCTTTAAAGGCTAAAGCTGCTGAACCAAGGTATTTATGCAAAGCTTGCGGAAACCCATTAATTTATGATTTAAAGCTTAAAGAATGGCGTTGCATGATTTGCGGAAAAAGATATAAAGCATAA
- a CDS encoding aspartate aminotransferase family protein — MLSFSEIQRKYVMQCWGIQKNYNPIPVDKTEGCWIYTTDGRKIFDLRSAHESINLGFRNKKVIEAMCKQMNRVVYVTDDFATEPTAELAKILSEISPGDPNKKVWFSQSGAAAIEAALKGARFYKYIETFKLNKVSSPLYPYPYKIISRYRSYHGATYGAMSLSGDPRRWCIEPLVVPGVVYAPDAYCYRCPFNENYPDCNILCASYIDEVIELEGGSDKVAAIILEPIVGSNGIIPPPKEYFPIIREICDKWGILLIVDEIMSGFGRTGEIFAINHYKVVPDIIVMAKALGVYCPLGATIFSRKIAEVFEDNLFCHGQSYSGHALACAAALASIKVLLEENILTHVKTIGEYLGKRLREMEKHKSVGDVRGLGLFWQLELVKNKKTKEPFRAPTKKYEETVINKIAKYLLEEKNVYIPADKFGIWIVPPLIVNKEEIDFFVDAIDDALKISDAEAKE, encoded by the coding sequence ATTTTGAGCTTTAGCGAAATCCAAAGAAAGTATGTAATGCAATGTTGGGGAATTCAAAAAAACTATAACCCTATACCTGTAGATAAAACTGAAGGATGTTGGATATATACAACAGATGGGAGAAAGATTTTTGATCTTCGCAGCGCACATGAATCTATAAATCTTGGTTTTAGAAATAAAAAAGTAATTGAAGCTATGTGTAAGCAGATGAATAGAGTGGTTTATGTTACAGATGATTTTGCAACAGAACCGACAGCGGAGTTAGCTAAAATATTATCGGAAATAAGCCCTGGTGACCCGAATAAGAAAGTGTGGTTTTCTCAAAGTGGAGCTGCAGCTATTGAAGCAGCTTTAAAAGGGGCTAGATTTTACAAGTATATTGAAACTTTTAAGCTTAATAAAGTTTCTTCTCCATTATATCCTTATCCATATAAAATAATTTCTCGTTATAGATCGTATCATGGAGCTACTTATGGAGCTATGAGTTTAAGCGGTGATCCTAGACGATGGTGTATAGAACCTTTAGTTGTTCCAGGCGTAGTGTATGCTCCAGATGCTTATTGTTATAGATGCCCATTTAATGAAAACTATCCAGATTGCAATATACTATGCGCTAGTTATATAGATGAAGTAATTGAGCTTGAAGGGGGATCCGATAAAGTTGCTGCCATAATACTTGAACCTATAGTTGGATCAAATGGAATAATTCCACCTCCAAAAGAATATTTTCCAATAATAAGGGAAATATGCGATAAATGGGGTATACTTTTGATTGTAGATGAGATAATGAGTGGTTTTGGAAGAACTGGAGAAATATTTGCAATAAACCATTATAAAGTTGTTCCAGATATAATAGTGATGGCTAAAGCTTTAGGTGTATATTGTCCCCTTGGAGCAACAATCTTTAGCAGAAAAATTGCTGAAGTATTTGAAGACAATTTATTTTGTCATGGTCAAAGCTATTCTGGTCACGCTTTAGCTTGCGCAGCAGCATTAGCCAGCATTAAAGTTCTCTTAGAAGAAAATATATTGACACATGTTAAAACTATAGGTGAATATTTAGGCAAAAGATTGAGGGAAATGGAAAAGCATAAATCTGTTGGCGATGTTAGAGGTTTAGGTTTATTTTGGCAGTTAGAGCTTGTAAAAAATAAAAAAACGAAAGAACCTTTTAGAGCTCCAACTAAAAAATATGAAGAAACAGTGATAAATAAAATAGCTAAATATCTGCTTGAAGAAAAAAATGTTTATATACCTGCAGATAAATTTGGGATATGGATAGTTCCACCATTAATAGTTAATAAAGAAGAAATAGATTTTTTTGTAGATGCTATAGATGATGCATTAAAAATTTCAGATGCAGAAGCGAAAGAGTAA